From Amycolatopsis sp. YIM 10, the proteins below share one genomic window:
- the sbnA gene encoding 2,3-diaminopropionate biosynthesis protein SbnA, translating into MMPPPPRPRARPPRREPGPAEVSAAPGRQGVLAAVGATPLVRLDRLFPGDPTRFYAKLEALNPGGSNKDRAALGMVLGAIESGQLIPGKSTVIESSSGNLGVGLAQVCRLYDLRFICVVDPKTTAQNLAILTAYGAELNTVTEADNELGDFLSARIDRVRELVREVPNAFWLNQYANTLNAVAQERVMGEIAEQLDGEIDYLFVATGTCGTIHGCARFIAENGLSTRVIAVDAEGSAIFGEVTCHRLIPGHGAAIRSALHYDGIADSVVRMTDQDCVVGCRRLVGAEAILSGGSSGAVVSAVSQLRAGFADDASCVMLLPDRGERYLDTIYSDAWVEEKFGDIRHLWKEQVAC; encoded by the coding sequence ATGATGCCACCGCCGCCGCGGCCGAGGGCCAGGCCGCCACGGCGTGAGCCCGGCCCGGCCGAGGTGAGCGCCGCACCGGGCAGGCAGGGTGTGCTCGCCGCGGTCGGCGCGACTCCGCTGGTCCGGCTCGACCGGCTTTTCCCCGGTGATCCCACCAGGTTCTACGCCAAACTGGAGGCGCTGAACCCGGGCGGGAGCAACAAGGACCGCGCCGCACTGGGAATGGTGCTCGGCGCGATCGAGAGCGGACAGCTCATTCCGGGGAAGTCGACGGTGATCGAGTCGAGTTCGGGAAACCTCGGGGTGGGGCTCGCCCAGGTGTGCCGTCTGTACGATCTGCGGTTCATCTGCGTGGTGGACCCGAAGACCACGGCGCAGAACCTCGCGATACTGACCGCGTACGGCGCGGAGCTGAACACCGTGACCGAGGCGGACAACGAACTCGGCGACTTCCTTTCCGCGCGGATCGATCGGGTCCGCGAGCTGGTGCGGGAGGTCCCGAACGCGTTCTGGCTCAACCAGTACGCGAACACGCTCAACGCCGTGGCGCAGGAACGCGTCATGGGGGAGATCGCCGAGCAGCTCGACGGCGAGATCGACTACCTGTTCGTCGCGACGGGCACCTGCGGCACCATCCACGGCTGCGCGCGGTTCATCGCGGAGAACGGGCTGTCCACGCGGGTGATCGCGGTGGACGCCGAAGGCAGCGCCATTTTCGGCGAGGTCACCTGCCACCGGCTCATCCCGGGACACGGCGCGGCCATCCGGTCGGCGCTGCACTACGACGGGATCGCGGATTCGGTGGTCAGGATGACCGACCAGGACTGCGTGGTGGGCTGCCGCCGGCTGGTCGGCGCCGAAGCGATCCTCAGTGGAGGGTCGTCCGGGGCGGTGGTCAGCGCGGTGAGCCAGTTGCGGGCCGGGTTCGCCGACGACGCGAGTTGCGTGATGTTGCTGCCCGACCGCGGTGAGCGCTACCTCGACACCATCTACTCCGACGCCTGGGTGGAGGAGAAGTTCGGGGACATCAGGCACCTATGGAAGGAGCAGGTGGCGTGTTGA
- a CDS encoding SDR family oxidoreductase, giving the protein MNEFRLRLTAGQVDDYAAATGDRNPHYLDPAYARRTSFGGRVLPGALVVIAALAAVPAGWARAATGLTARFPRPLFPERTYRVVVSEEDGRAGTITVREGDLPVLAIEIVRGGPSAGAVRPGVTRLPREPESHEELKRGDVFTGSYGLPRPGALRELADRLGAQAVPDALLGALAWGSWFAGMRAPGRDAVLSGLRVREAGEPEDHDPRYAATITTADARTGTLAVNASCTGTGRGIEVELRAFRRRRVPTAGRTSATSVLPAGERLAGRKVLAVGGSRGIGAAIVSVLAAQGAGVWATERAPGPVEALSAEFGADRVRPLVLDAGDDESVRAAIAALAEDGVRLDGLVLSAGPAVLGSALHPDGVDTIREFVDTSLTVALRPLTAALELLEPGGWIVLLSSGAVDDVPDQLPQYLIAKSALEALGRYCAKRHGYRVLLARAPKMWTDLTNGPLGGRGTVPVERVAATIVGWVLGEVSGTRSEDDGPAVLSPAELAEWSPDPRAAGALRP; this is encoded by the coding sequence ATGAACGAGTTCCGGCTGCGGCTGACCGCGGGCCAGGTGGACGATTACGCCGCCGCGACGGGTGATCGCAACCCACACTACCTCGATCCCGCATACGCCAGGCGCACTTCTTTCGGCGGCCGCGTACTTCCCGGGGCGCTCGTGGTGATCGCCGCGCTGGCCGCGGTTCCCGCCGGGTGGGCGCGTGCGGCGACCGGGCTGACCGCTCGCTTCCCCCGGCCGCTGTTCCCGGAACGCACCTATCGCGTCGTGGTGTCCGAAGAGGACGGCAGAGCGGGCACGATCACCGTCCGCGAGGGTGACCTGCCGGTGCTCGCCATCGAGATCGTCCGCGGCGGCCCGTCCGCCGGGGCCGTGCGCCCCGGAGTCACGCGGCTGCCCCGGGAACCGGAATCCCACGAAGAGCTGAAGCGCGGCGACGTGTTCACCGGCTCCTACGGCCTTCCCCGTCCCGGAGCACTGCGGGAGCTGGCGGACCGGCTCGGCGCGCAGGCCGTTCCGGACGCGCTGCTGGGCGCGCTCGCCTGGGGCAGCTGGTTCGCCGGGATGCGCGCACCGGGCCGGGACGCGGTCCTTTCCGGACTGCGGGTGCGGGAGGCGGGCGAGCCGGAAGATCACGATCCGCGCTACGCGGCGACCATCACCACCGCCGACGCGCGTACCGGAACGCTGGCGGTGAATGCCTCCTGCACCGGCACTGGCCGGGGAATCGAGGTGGAACTGCGCGCGTTCCGCCGGCGCCGGGTGCCCACCGCCGGCCGGACTTCGGCGACCAGCGTGCTTCCGGCGGGGGAGCGGCTCGCCGGCCGGAAGGTGCTCGCGGTCGGCGGGAGCCGGGGCATCGGCGCCGCGATCGTGTCGGTGCTCGCCGCCCAAGGCGCCGGCGTGTGGGCCACCGAGCGCGCGCCGGGCCCGGTGGAGGCGCTGTCCGCGGAGTTCGGTGCCGATCGGGTGCGCCCGCTCGTGCTCGACGCCGGTGACGACGAATCGGTGCGAGCCGCCATCGCGGCCCTCGCGGAGGACGGCGTGCGGCTGGACGGGCTGGTGCTCAGCGCGGGGCCGGCCGTGCTGGGCTCCGCGCTGCACCCGGACGGCGTGGACACCATCCGCGAGTTCGTGGACACCAGCCTGACCGTCGCGCTGCGCCCGCTCACCGCGGCGCTGGAGCTCCTCGAACCGGGCGGCTGGATCGTTCTGCTGTCCTCGGGTGCCGTTGACGACGTGCCCGACCAGCTGCCGCAGTACCTCATCGCGAAGTCGGCGCTGGAGGCGCTCGGGCGGTACTGCGCGAAGCGGCACGGATACCGGGTCCTGCTGGCGCGTGCGCCGAAGATGTGGACCGACCTGACCAACGGGCCGCTCGGTGGCCGTGGCACGGTACCGGTCGAACGGGTCGCCGCCACGATCGTCGGCTGGGTGCTCGGTGAGGTGTCCGGTACGCGGTCGGAGGACGACGGACCCGCCGTGCTTTCTCCCGCGGAGCTCGCCGAGTGGTCGCCGGATCCGCGGGCGGCCGGTGCCCTCAGACCTTGA
- a CDS encoding NDP-hexose 2,3-dehydratase family protein, with protein sequence MKTGAESLTGTTADDTRSSLDGFHAWWVERHSSSHFAVEHIPFSELDAWDFDSDTGNLGHASGRFFTVEGLQVREAGMEFWSQPIINQPEIGILGIVVKEFDGVLHCLMQAKMEPGNINTLQLSPTVQATRSNYTRVHRGSSTPYLEYFTGPGRGQVVVDVLQSEQGAWFWRKRNRNMVVLVTGDVPVRENFRWLSLAELHQLMQVDNLVNMDARTVLSCMPFGLPDEAEAVKGDAFSEALVRSYQYQDDEADTHALHTPGEILSWFTEAKTRCDWTARLVPLAKVSGWSRDEHGIADQEGRQFRIVAVEVHAGTREVQRWTQPLLHPRGQGRAVFVIRPINGVIHLLVQARPEFGLMDMLEMAPTVHLLPGQDVAAVRDSFLRDVLTGCSVTTRYDRVLSEEGGRFYNALTRYQIVEADEDFPIEVPPDFCWMTVRQLMDLLRHGHYLDIEARSLLACLHSLC encoded by the coding sequence ATGAAAACAGGCGCGGAATCGCTCACCGGTACCACGGCCGACGACACCCGCTCATCGCTCGACGGGTTCCACGCGTGGTGGGTCGAGCGGCACAGCAGCAGTCACTTCGCGGTGGAGCACATCCCGTTCTCCGAGCTGGACGCCTGGGACTTCGACTCGGACACCGGCAACCTCGGCCACGCCAGCGGGCGCTTTTTCACCGTGGAAGGCCTCCAGGTCAGGGAAGCCGGCATGGAGTTCTGGTCCCAGCCGATCATCAACCAGCCGGAGATCGGCATTCTCGGCATCGTCGTCAAGGAGTTCGACGGGGTACTGCACTGCCTGATGCAGGCGAAGATGGAGCCCGGCAACATCAACACCCTGCAGCTGTCACCGACGGTCCAGGCCACGCGCAGCAACTACACCCGGGTGCACCGCGGGTCGAGCACGCCGTACCTCGAGTACTTCACCGGACCCGGCCGCGGCCAGGTGGTGGTGGACGTGCTGCAGTCGGAGCAGGGCGCCTGGTTCTGGCGCAAGCGCAACCGGAACATGGTGGTGCTGGTGACCGGGGACGTGCCGGTGCGGGAGAACTTCCGCTGGCTCAGCCTGGCCGAACTCCACCAGCTCATGCAGGTCGACAACCTGGTCAACATGGACGCCCGCACGGTGTTGTCCTGCATGCCGTTCGGGTTGCCGGACGAGGCCGAAGCCGTCAAGGGCGACGCGTTCTCCGAAGCGCTGGTCCGCTCGTACCAGTACCAGGACGACGAAGCGGACACGCACGCGCTGCACACCCCCGGTGAGATCCTGAGCTGGTTCACCGAGGCGAAGACCCGCTGCGACTGGACGGCCCGGCTGGTCCCGCTGGCGAAGGTCAGCGGGTGGTCCCGCGACGAGCACGGCATCGCCGACCAGGAGGGCAGGCAGTTCCGGATCGTCGCGGTCGAGGTCCACGCGGGCACCAGGGAGGTCCAGCGCTGGACGCAGCCGCTGCTGCACCCCAGGGGCCAGGGGCGGGCGGTCTTCGTCATCCGGCCGATCAACGGGGTGATCCACCTGCTCGTCCAGGCCCGGCCGGAGTTCGGGTTGATGGACATGCTCGAAATGGCACCGACCGTCCACCTGCTGCCCGGCCAGGACGTGGCCGCCGTGCGCGACTCGTTCCTGCGCGACGTCCTGACCGGCTGCTCGGTCACCACGCGCTACGACCGGGTGCTCTCCGAAGAGGGCGGCCGCTTCTACAACGCGCTGACGCGGTACCAGATCGTCGAGGCGGACGAGGACTTCCCCATCGAGGTGCCACCCGATTTCTGCTGGATGACCGTCCGCCAGCTGATGGATCTCCTGCGGCACGGTCACTACCTCGACATCGAGGCACGCAGCCTGCTCGCCTGCCTGCACAGCCTGTGCTGA
- a CDS encoding dTDP-4-dehydrorhamnose 3,5-epimerase family protein: protein MITTRVEIAPMSIPNAYRLTPERHFDRRGYFSEAFRAEALSEAIGYPFVVGQASYSISCRNTVRGIHGTAIPPGQAKLVTCVRGAALDVAVDLRAGSPTFGQYEVTKQDEDSGVAVYLADGLGHAFLALTDDVCMNYLCSEAFVPGTMTVINALDPDIGIPWGLTERPTMSEKDAGAPRLNEALAAGLLPTYEECLAHYARLKAGSARP, encoded by the coding sequence ATGATCACTACCCGGGTGGAGATCGCCCCGATGTCGATCCCGAACGCCTACCGCCTGACCCCGGAACGGCATTTCGACCGGCGGGGCTATTTCTCCGAGGCGTTCCGCGCCGAAGCTCTCAGCGAGGCCATCGGCTACCCGTTCGTGGTCGGCCAGGCCAGCTACTCGATCAGCTGCCGCAACACCGTGCGCGGCATCCACGGGACGGCGATCCCGCCGGGACAGGCCAAGCTGGTCACCTGCGTGCGGGGCGCAGCCCTCGACGTCGCGGTGGACCTGCGGGCCGGCTCCCCCACGTTCGGGCAGTACGAAGTGACCAAACAGGACGAGGACTCCGGTGTCGCGGTGTACCTGGCCGACGGTCTCGGCCACGCCTTCCTCGCCCTCACCGACGACGTGTGCATGAACTACCTCTGCTCGGAGGCCTTCGTCCCGGGCACGATGACCGTGATCAACGCACTCGATCCGGACATCGGAATCCCGTGGGGCCTCACCGAACGGCCCACCATGTCCGAAAAGGACGCCGGCGCGCCGAGGCTGAACGAAGCACTCGCCGCCGGGCTGCTCCCCACCTACGAGGAATGCCTCGCCCACTACGCCCGGCTGAAGGCGGGATCGGCGCGGCCTTGA
- a CDS encoding MbtH family NRPS accessory protein: MSSAETFLVVVNDEEQYSVWFADRELPAGWRSEGTSGTREECLDHIERIWTDMRPLSLRRRMAAEQAAESR; this comes from the coding sequence ATGTCGTCCGCGGAAACCTTCCTCGTCGTGGTCAACGACGAGGAGCAGTACTCCGTCTGGTTCGCCGACCGGGAACTCCCGGCAGGCTGGCGGTCCGAGGGCACGTCCGGAACGCGGGAAGAGTGCCTCGACCACATCGAACGGATCTGGACCGACATGCGGCCGCTGAGCCTGCGCCGGCGGATGGCCGCCGAGCAGGCGGCCGAGTCACGTTGA
- a CDS encoding Gfo/Idh/MocA family protein codes for MSVHAADRLRMGVMGCADIAWRRTLPAMLANASIDIVAIASRDERRAKEFTDRFGGVPVEGYEAFLARDDVDAVYLPLPGLLHAEWIERCLEAGMHVLTEKPMTASYAETRRLVDYARSAGLVLLENYMFLHHSQHTAVREMLAGGTIGELRLFSSAFTIPPKPAGDIRYQRDVGGGAFLDFGGYPVRAALHFLGPELDIVGAVFKHDREHDVVTSGSMLLCTPDGVAAQLAFGMEHSYRNSYSLSGSTGRLLLDRVFTPPETHQPVLRIERQDHREELVLPADHQFANIIDLFVGAVLDGDDVRAQDEWSLRQAALIEQIEAAALHIKV; via the coding sequence ATGAGTGTTCACGCAGCCGACCGGCTTCGCATGGGGGTGATGGGGTGCGCGGACATCGCCTGGCGGCGAACCCTTCCCGCGATGCTCGCCAACGCGTCGATCGACATCGTCGCGATCGCCAGCAGGGACGAACGGCGGGCGAAGGAGTTCACCGACCGCTTCGGTGGCGTCCCCGTCGAGGGGTATGAAGCCTTCCTCGCCCGGGACGACGTGGACGCGGTCTACCTCCCGCTGCCGGGGCTACTGCACGCGGAGTGGATCGAACGTTGCCTCGAGGCGGGCATGCACGTCCTGACCGAGAAGCCGATGACGGCCAGCTACGCCGAAACCCGGCGGCTGGTGGACTACGCGCGATCGGCGGGACTGGTGCTGCTGGAGAACTACATGTTCCTGCACCACTCCCAGCACACCGCGGTCCGCGAAATGCTGGCGGGTGGCACGATCGGCGAGCTCCGGCTGTTCTCCAGCGCCTTCACCATCCCGCCGAAGCCGGCGGGTGACATCCGGTACCAGCGCGACGTCGGCGGCGGCGCCTTCCTCGACTTCGGCGGCTACCCGGTGCGTGCGGCGCTGCACTTCCTCGGCCCCGAACTGGACATCGTCGGCGCCGTGTTCAAACACGACCGCGAGCACGACGTGGTGACCTCCGGCAGCATGCTGCTCTGCACCCCGGACGGCGTCGCCGCGCAGCTGGCCTTCGGCATGGAGCACTCCTACCGCAACAGCTACAGCCTTTCCGGCAGCACCGGCAGGCTGCTGCTCGACCGCGTCTTCACGCCACCGGAGACCCACCAGCCGGTGCTGCGGATCGAGCGCCAGGACCACCGCGAGGAACTGGTGCTGCCGGCGGACCACCAGTTCGCCAACATCATCGACCTCTTCGTCGGCGCGGTGCTCGACGGGGACGACGTGCGCGCGCAGGACGAGTGGAGCCTGCGGCAGGCGGCGCTGATCGAGCAGATCGAGGCGGCCGCGCTGCACATCAAGGTCTGA
- a CDS encoding DegT/DnrJ/EryC1/StrS aminotransferase family protein codes for MTQYVWGYLPEYEKERDDILDAVDTVFRSGKLVLGPSVEAFEREFAAYHGVSHCVGVDNGTNAIMLGLRALGVGAGDEVITVSNTAAPTVLAIDAIGATPVFVDIRPDTYLMDVEQVAGAITERTRCLLPVHLYGQCVDMAPLEELAAKHGLPILEDCAQAHGARHHGRIAGSMGRAAAFSFYPTKVLGAYGDGGATVTSSPEIDANLRRLRYYGMEDVYYVVSTPGYNSRLDEVQAEILRRKLTRLDEYVAKRQSVAARYADAFAGTDLRTPVTAPGNEHVYYVYVVRHPARDRIIEALREHDISLNISYPWPVHRQSGFAHLGYREGSLPVTEAAAGEIFSLPMYASLSDADQERVIDVLHGVLARL; via the coding sequence ATGACCCAGTACGTGTGGGGTTACCTGCCCGAGTACGAAAAGGAACGGGACGACATCCTCGACGCTGTCGACACGGTGTTCCGTTCGGGCAAGCTGGTTCTCGGGCCGAGCGTCGAGGCCTTCGAACGCGAATTCGCCGCCTACCACGGGGTGAGCCACTGCGTCGGCGTCGACAACGGGACGAACGCGATCATGCTCGGCCTGCGCGCGCTCGGTGTCGGCGCCGGTGACGAGGTGATCACCGTCTCGAACACGGCCGCGCCGACCGTGCTGGCCATCGACGCGATCGGCGCCACCCCGGTGTTCGTGGACATCCGTCCCGATACCTACCTGATGGACGTCGAACAGGTCGCCGGGGCGATCACCGAGCGCACCAGGTGCCTGCTGCCGGTCCACCTCTACGGGCAGTGCGTCGACATGGCACCGCTGGAGGAACTCGCCGCGAAGCACGGCCTGCCGATCCTCGAGGACTGCGCCCAGGCGCACGGGGCCCGGCACCACGGCCGGATCGCCGGCTCGATGGGCAGGGCCGCGGCGTTCTCCTTCTACCCCACCAAGGTGCTCGGTGCCTACGGCGACGGCGGCGCGACCGTCACCAGCAGCCCCGAGATCGACGCGAACCTGCGGCGCCTGCGGTACTACGGCATGGAAGACGTGTACTACGTCGTGTCGACCCCGGGGTACAACAGCAGGCTCGACGAGGTTCAGGCGGAGATCCTGCGCCGCAAGCTGACCCGCCTGGACGAGTACGTCGCGAAGCGGCAGTCGGTCGCGGCGCGCTACGCCGATGCCTTCGCGGGCACGGATCTGCGCACCCCGGTGACCGCACCGGGCAACGAGCACGTCTACTACGTGTACGTGGTCCGCCACCCGGCGCGCGACAGGATCATCGAAGCGCTCCGGGAACACGACATCTCCTTGAACATCAGCTACCCGTGGCCGGTGCACCGCCAGTCCGGCTTCGCGCACCTGGGTTACCGCGAGGGCTCGCTGCCGGTCACCGAGGCCGCCGCGGGCGAGATCTTCTCGCTGCCCATGTACGCCTCGCTCTCCGACGCCGACCAGGAACGCGTCATCGATGTGCTGCACGGCGTGCTCGCGAGGCTCTGA
- the sbnB gene encoding 2,3-diaminopropionate biosynthesis protein SbnB, with the protein MLILSRGDVHAVLDGAHESVLRTVRAAYLAHTHGETSVPQSVFLRFPGNSRDRIIALPAYVGGERPVAAVKWVASFPENISHGKERASAAILLNSVTDGRPVALVEGSVISARRTAASAAVAASAITDGAPADVRTGVSLIGCGVINYEVLAFLRAAFPSLAEVTLFDLDPRRARAFAARVAGQWPELSVEVRDRAEEAMAAHRLVSLATTASEPHLGTDACRPGTVVLHLSLRDLTVESILAASNVVDDADHVCRARTSLDLAQQISGNRKFITAELGALLACRILSPYAPDSVVIFSPFGLGALDAALAAHVLDTATERGLGLSLPDFAGQVPVEANRVS; encoded by the coding sequence GTGTTGATCCTCAGTCGCGGCGACGTCCACGCCGTGCTAGACGGCGCGCACGAATCCGTGCTGCGCACCGTTCGCGCCGCCTACCTGGCGCACACCCACGGAGAAACCTCGGTTCCGCAGTCGGTGTTCCTGCGTTTTCCCGGCAACAGCCGAGATCGGATCATCGCGTTGCCCGCATACGTCGGCGGCGAACGTCCTGTCGCCGCGGTCAAGTGGGTCGCCTCGTTCCCGGAGAACATCAGCCACGGCAAGGAACGCGCTTCCGCCGCGATCCTGCTCAACTCCGTCACCGACGGACGGCCGGTCGCGCTCGTCGAGGGTTCGGTCATCTCGGCGCGCAGGACCGCGGCCAGTGCCGCGGTCGCCGCTTCGGCGATCACGGACGGGGCGCCGGCGGACGTCCGCACGGGAGTGAGCCTGATCGGCTGCGGCGTGATCAACTACGAGGTGCTCGCCTTCCTGCGGGCCGCGTTCCCGTCGCTCGCCGAGGTCACCCTCTTCGACCTCGATCCGCGGCGCGCGCGAGCGTTCGCGGCCAGGGTCGCCGGACAGTGGCCGGAGTTGTCGGTCGAGGTCCGCGACCGGGCCGAGGAAGCCATGGCGGCGCACCGGCTGGTATCCCTCGCCACCACGGCGAGCGAGCCCCACCTCGGGACCGATGCCTGCCGGCCGGGCACGGTGGTGCTGCACCTTTCGTTGCGGGACCTCACCGTCGAGTCGATTCTCGCCGCCAGCAACGTCGTCGACGACGCCGACCACGTGTGCCGGGCCCGCACGTCGCTCGATCTCGCCCAGCAGATCAGCGGGAACCGGAAGTTCATCACGGCCGAGCTCGGTGCCCTGCTCGCCTGCCGCATCCTGTCGCCGTACGCCCCGGACTCCGTGGTGATCTTCTCGCCGTTCGGTCTCGGCGCGCTCGACGCCGCGCTCGCCGCCCACGTCCTGGACACGGCCACCGAACGCGGGCTCGGCCTGTCCCTGCCCGACTTCGCCGGGCAAGTCCCCGTCGAAGCGAACCGAGTCAGCTGA
- a CDS encoding bifunctional 2-polyprenyl-6-hydroxyphenol methylase/3-demethylubiquinol 3-O-methyltransferase UbiG has product MFTEQHADVFESIYRSRGKDWRKEALDIVAHIRSRFPEADSLLDVACGSGIHLETFAERFGHTEGLEIAEPMIRYAAKRLRDVPLHQGDMRSFDLGRTFDAVCCMFCSIAYLDTVADMRDAVRSMAAHLVPGGVLVVEPWWFPEQFIEGYVAGDLSREPDRTITRVSHSVRQGGKTRMELKFVIGEAGGLTEFTEIEILSLFTKDDYLSAFTDAGCSVEYLEGGPTGRGLFVGIRR; this is encoded by the coding sequence ATGTTCACCGAGCAGCACGCGGACGTATTCGAAAGCATCTATCGCAGCCGTGGAAAGGACTGGCGAAAAGAAGCGCTGGACATCGTCGCGCATATCCGGTCCAGGTTTCCGGAAGCCGATTCACTGCTCGACGTCGCCTGCGGCAGTGGCATTCACCTGGAGACGTTCGCCGAACGCTTCGGGCACACCGAAGGACTGGAGATCGCCGAGCCGATGATCCGGTACGCCGCGAAACGGCTGCGGGACGTGCCGCTGCACCAGGGCGACATGCGATCGTTCGACCTCGGGCGCACCTTCGACGCGGTGTGCTGCATGTTCTGCTCCATCGCCTACCTGGACACGGTCGCGGACATGCGGGATGCCGTGCGGAGCATGGCCGCGCACCTGGTTCCCGGTGGCGTGCTGGTCGTCGAACCGTGGTGGTTTCCCGAGCAGTTCATCGAGGGTTACGTCGCGGGCGATCTCAGCCGGGAACCGGACCGCACGATCACGCGCGTCTCGCATTCGGTCAGGCAGGGCGGCAAAACCCGCATGGAACTCAAGTTCGTGATCGGCGAGGCCGGTGGCCTCACCGAGTTCACCGAGATCGAGATCCTGTCGCTGTTCACCAAGGACGACTACCTGTCGGCATTCACCGACGCCGGTTGCTCGGTCGAATATCTCGAGGGCGGCCCGACCGGGCGCGGACTCTTCGTCGGAATCCGCCGGTGA
- a CDS encoding GNAT family N-acetyltransferase: protein MLFPHTESSRVALRPASVEDAPKAYDILFRLGYGGLPVIDEFTDSFGRGLSACFMLQRADDGEQVGVSTISDLNSAGHVRAEINVGAGQPEEIRVHASALTTNIAFAMWRTRKVYFHTVDPDAGHVGFGPEHSAMVRAEAVLRDYTFFHGRVWDINVFSVYREDWDEHGVDLLKQIV from the coding sequence ATGCTGTTTCCTCACACCGAATCCAGCCGCGTCGCCCTGCGGCCGGCCAGCGTCGAGGACGCGCCGAAGGCGTATGACATCCTGTTCCGGCTCGGCTACGGCGGCCTGCCGGTCATCGACGAGTTCACCGATTCCTTCGGCAGGGGCCTGTCCGCCTGCTTCATGCTCCAGCGGGCGGACGACGGCGAACAGGTCGGCGTCAGCACGATCTCCGACCTCAACTCGGCGGGCCACGTCCGGGCCGAAATCAACGTCGGCGCCGGGCAGCCCGAAGAGATCCGCGTGCACGCCAGTGCGCTCACCACGAACATCGCCTTCGCGATGTGGCGCACGCGGAAGGTCTACTTCCACACCGTCGACCCGGACGCCGGGCACGTGGGCTTCGGGCCGGAGCACTCGGCGATGGTCCGGGCCGAAGCCGTCCTGCGCGACTACACCTTCTTCCACGGCAGGGTGTGGGACATCAACGTCTTTTCCGTTTATCGCGAGGACTGGGACGAGCACGGTGTCGACCTGCTCAAGCAGATCGTCTGA